In Plasmodium falciparum 3D7 genome assembly, chromosome: 6, the following proteins share a genomic window:
- a CDS encoding splicing factor 3A subunit 2, putative, with amino-acid sequence MDFQNRVGHKTGSGMPLSREDINQERRERLKQLALENIDITKDPYILKNNVGMFECKLCLTLHNNESSYLCHTQGKKHQMNLAQRLLKEKNEMTTNRLNKPVSEPRKIVKIGKPRYDVTRVRNKKNQLGILFELSFPNIKENTKPKFRFMSSFEQKIEAPDKKYQYLLFAAEPYETIAFKIPNIDIDENEGFYYKWFDKKKIFVMQIHFQNAFPPGHVNLREHSNFLSSTNRW; translated from the coding sequence atgGATTTTCAGAATCGTGTTGGACATAAAACAGGTAGTGGTATGCCACTATCAAGAGAAGATATAAATCAAGAGAGAAGAGAACGATTAAAACAGCTAGCTTTAGAAAATATTGATATTACTAAAGatccatatattttaaaaaataatgttggTATGTTTGAATGTAAATTGTGTTTAACTCTTCATAATAATGAGAGTTCTTATTTATGTCATACTCAAGGAAAAAAACATCAAATGAACCTTGCTCAAAGATTACtaaaagagaaaaatgaaatgacTACTAATAGATTAAATAAACCTGTAAGTGAACCAAGAAAAATAGTTAAAATAGGAAAACCAAGATATGATGTTACAAGAGtacgaaataaaaaaaatcaacttggaatattatttgaattatctTTCCcaaatattaaagaaaatactAAACCAAAATTTAGATTTATGTCTTCTTTTGAACAGAAAATTGAAGCACCTGATAAAAAATACCAGTACCTCTTATTTGCTGCGGAACCTTATGAAACTATAGCCTTTAAAATACCAAATATAGATATTGATGAAAATGAAGGCTTTTACTATAAGTggtttgataaaaaaaaaatttttgttATGCAAATACATTTTCAAAATGCATTTCCTCCTGGGCATGTTAATTTACGTGAACATTCTAATTTCTTATCATCTACCAATAGATggtaa
- a CDS encoding cleavage stimulation factor subunit 1, putative translates to MKDLNAINKLLSSNNEMNKKNNDSDNCVVIEDEIDENYAEGELEEKSEEDEVGDNNMNGNNIDDDNINDDDNYNYHDDNECDYEEDYDNGEDYYDDEYKYEKVQRKDIFLNIDKIGFYELVLKQLLDDNLIESYNIMKAELNNLEENKYVKGDFLFNMYLKSDNLNFFQLLKREKCYEKDKNVDDEEIKREDKEKVKKEDDIKVKKEEEQKDEHEDDEKKFNNDENNENNENNNNNENNNNNENNNNNDDNDDNENNDDNSDDEKDDINNVSSDNPNILNKLVDNNVLNIKLKMYNNNNFILNYDVNSERVRRTYSYEVNDQIELIHKNKCLCCDINYNNSILCSGGSDNIVKISKMYDIKNKKKIYNIDKHKGKVNCIKFHPFKNILFSGGDDCTIQIIDVNKIFKMKKQNYYMRKEFEETYQNISIQDKNPYISMYVHPCGDFLYASNRNENILKMYDLQTLTCFKSIDTYKYHTSTINDIHGTIDGTMYSSVSDDGHIKIWDGHNSKLVHTQFNAHNGYSIESVKFNKSGFYMLTAGLDGQSKIWDLRNFKSLFTFGNGLSCSSNKSIFMNNEYFIANIIQPNEYFKSQLYIYNAYFGNMEYNIQNIHNDKISDIVNAAGLFSVYTSGYDCLCKHIQIEQRYLSTLN, encoded by the coding sequence ATGAAGGATTTGAATGCTATCAATAAACTTTTATCATcaaataatgaaatgaataaaaaaaataatgatagcGATAATTGTGTTGTCATAGAAGATGAAATAGATGAAAATTATGCTGAAGGAGAGTTGGAAGAAAAGAGCGAAGAAGATGAAGTTGgcgataataatatgaatggaaataatatagatgatgataatataaatgatgatgataattataattaccaTGACGATAATGAGTGCGATTATGAAGAGGACTATGATAATGGTGAAGactattatgatgatgaatataaatatgaaaaggttcaaagaaaagatatatttttaaatattgataaaataGGTTTTTATGAACTAGTGTTAAAACAACTTTTGGATGACAACTTAATAGAGTCATACAATATTATGAAGGCAGAGCTAAATAATttggaagaaaataaatatgtaaaaggagatttcctttttaacatgtatttaaaaagtgataatttaaatttttttcaacttctcaaaagggaaaaatgttatgaaaaagataaaaacgTGGATGATGAAGAAATCAAAAGGGAAGATAAGGAAAAGGTAAAAAAGGAGGATGATATAAAAGTTAAGAAGGAAGAAGAGCAAAAGGACGAACACgaagatgatgaaaaaaaatttaataatgatgaaaataatgaaaataatgaaaataataacaataatgaaaataataacaataatgaaaataataacaataatgatgataatgatgataatgaaaataatgatgataatagtGATGACGAAAAAGATGACATTAATAATGTATCTAGTGATAATCCcaatatattaaacaaattaGTAGATAACAACGTTCTAAACATAAAactaaaaatgtataataataacaattttatattaaactATGATGTAAATAGCGAAAGAGTAAGAAGGACTTATTCTTATGAAGTAAATGATCAAATTGAATTGATACACAAAAACAAATGTTTATGTTgtgatataaattataataatagtatattGTGTTCAGGTGGTTCAGATAACATAGTAAAGATATCAAAAatgtatgatataaaaaataagaaaaaaatttataatatagataaacaTAAAGGAAAAGTGAATTGTATAAAGTTCCAtccatttaaaaatattttattttctggAGGTGATGATTGTACAATACAAATAATtgatgtaaataaaatatttaagatgaaaaaacaaaattattatatgcgTAAAGAATTCGAAGAAACTTATCAAAATATTTCTATTCAGGATAAAAATCCATATATATCCATGTATGTACATCCATGTGGAGATTTTTTATATGCAAGTAATAGAAATgaaaacatattaaaaatgtatgATTTACAAACTTTAACTTGCTTTAAATCAAtagatacatataaatatcataCGTCAACAATTAATGATATTCATGGAACTATAGATGGTACAATGTATTCTTCCGTTAGTGATGATGGTCATATTAAAATTTGGGATGGTCATAATTCAAAATTAGTACATACACAATTTAATGCTCATAATGGTTATTCTATTGAATCTgtcaaatttaataaatcagGATTTTATATGTTAACAGCAGGATTAGATGGACAAAGTAAAATCTGGGATTTACGAAATTTCAAATCCTTATTTACTTTTGGTAATGGTTTATCATGTTCATCtaataaaagtatatttatgaacaatgaatattttatagCTAATATAATTCAACctaatgaatattttaaatcgcaactatatatatataatgcttATTTTGGAAATatggaatataatatacaaaatatacataacgATAAAATATCGGACATTGTTAATGCAGCAGGCTTATTCAGTGTGTATACATCAGGATATGATTGTTTATGTAAGCACATTCAAATTGAGCAAAGGTATTTGTCAACACTTAATTAg
- a CDS encoding merozoite surface protein 10 produces the protein MMFFKCNQVFTLVFLLLLYFNNIVYTHVDDIKNTSQKKITYDKYNKNKENMNNEKNDNKDNKDNIYNDNINNDNINNDNINNEDEYKFLSMKHYKDSLSNKLNNENDHMNYLIRKRKDNTQGSQHFNENIENNENVENNENIENNENNENIENIENNENNENNENIENNENNENNENSSIMNSESYNNIINSNEHNEEQIKKKEEDLIEAFFPFILKKLDNESLSLDNKYDDYYNLPNDHNDTHKENSSDHNLLGYKLGNNLKSYLIEENDVSQKKTDDINESASSDSENIQEILSTDSNTSHLKERKNQKAPPGEHKPEVKNALLNSQVASPKGEDEKKSQPQHPLVNSGDQLQHPKEIDENAEKIRRTLLKESRDIKNTTAIIDETVYKFEQLIMKGRYYATAVRNFVIFKVNYICEYSKCGPNSRCYIVEKDKEQCRCRPNYIVDMSVNYFKCIPMKDMNCSKNNGGCDVNAECTIVEGAVKCQCSHLYFGDGVFCVKNSQTKQTLYILFIVILLVFQNFFI, from the coding sequence ATGATGTTTTTTAAGTGTAATCAGGTTTTTACCTTGGTTTTTTTGTTGCTCTTATATTTTAACAATATTGTCTACACCCATgtagatgatataaaaaatacatccCAGAAGAAAATtacatatgataaatataataaaaataaagaaaatatgaataatgaaaaaaatgataataaagataataaagataatatttataatgataatattaataatgataatattaataatgataatattaataatgaagatgagtataaatttttatctaTGAAACATTATAAAGATAGtttatcaaataaattaaataatgaaaatgatcaTATGAACtatttaataagaaaaagaaaagataatACTCAAGGAAGTCAACATTTCaatgaaaatattgaaaataatgaaaatgttgaaaataatgaaaatattgaaaataatgaaaataatgaaaatattgaaaatattgaaaataatgaaaataatgaaaataatgaaaatattgaaaataatgaaaataatgaaaataatgaaaattcaTCTATCATGAATTCagaatcatataataatattatcaattCTAATGAACATAATgaagaacaaataaaaaaaaaagaagaagatttAATTGAAGCATTTTTcccatttatattaaaaaaattagataACGAATCATTATCTcttgataataaatatgatgattattataatttaccAAATGATCATAATGACACACATAAAGAAAATTCAAGTGATCATAATTTATTAGGATATAAATTGGGTAACAATCTAAAATCATATTTGatagaagaaaatgatgTTTCTCAAAAAAAAACTGATGACATAAATGAAAGTGCAAGTAGTGACTCTGAAAACATTCAAGAAATTCTCAGTACGGATTCAAATACATCTCATTTGAAGGAAcgaaaaaatcaaaaagcTCCACCCGGTGAACATAAACCAGAAGTAAAAAATGCATTGTTAAATTCACAAGTAGCTTCACCTAAAGgagaagatgaaaaaaaatcacAACCTCAACACCCTTTAGTTAATAGTGGGGATCAATTACAACATCCAAAAGAAATTGATGAGAATGCGgaaaaaataagaagaacgttattaaaagaaagcagggatattaaaaatacaacAGCCATAATAGACGAAACAGTATATAAATTTGAACAACTCATTATGAAAGGAAGATATTATGCCACTGCAGTGAgaaattttgttatatttaaagTAAATTATATTTGTGAATATTCCAAATGTGGACCCAATTCACGTTGTTATATTGTcgaaaaagataaagaacAATGTAGATGCCGACCTAATTATATAGTTGATATGAgtgtaaattattttaaatgtataCCTATGAAAGATATGAACTGTTCAAAAAATAATGGAGGTTGTGATGTAAATGCAGAATGTACTATTGTTGAAGGTGCAGTAAAATGTCAGTGTTCACATCTTTATTTTGGTGATGGTGTATTTTGTGTAAAGAATTCTCAAACAAAACaaactttatatattttatttatagtaaTATTGTTAgtttttcaaaattttttcatttaa
- a CDS encoding secreted ookinete protein 25, putative, whose protein sequence is MQKRIYVSLFFLVFFLSKISVVLSKDDGQRHGEDSDSMNKYNYIYRPNADNGIHNNLRPSSYIDMEHIAKGRDNTSGLRENELFDIQNDENSNMGPDQEKVITLSDKIYIDKIKNIIEYRKWRAKSKYRSPAKQPEEDMFVEGYIPIKRRDDNLLPHEKAEKDFEEIIQKYVDLENKLQKQKELEEAERRKKKLDDEQKRQKDLEDTNRKENDEEQSYKKLEDLELENIDTKINNNDTYDVENGFNDDNKLYTKINKIVSQVSQNNELYVNIMKYITLVYTSHVDIKQDDFTNGSISIFLTFENPKMGNDLANINISFFASEQRTGTNEVAEARSNYLTNYNMNELLEDNASGRLLSQDEYIKELVKYNHSISSSNKENLKNENYDVNMNISKILQYIIDNDINLVDNFITFNRTNEQEVTISKLDDFLHECSKVKPEDIKKDEIQKIIKTINKKEQIIKEVKNSLIKKDIEKCKLYTTILMFGSSIYSSIKYFFLLMLFVIYIL, encoded by the coding sequence atgcaGAAACGAATTTatgtatcattattttttttggtattcTTTTTATCAAAAATTTCCGTTGTTCTTTCCAAAGATGATGGCCAACGTCACGGAGAGGATTCTGATagtatgaataaatataattatatttatagacCTAATGCAGACAACGGAATTCACAACAATTTAAGACCCTCATCATATATTGATATGGAACATATAGCTAAAGGAAGAGATAATACGTCAGGTTTGAGAGAAAACGAACTATttgatatacaaaatgatgaaaattcTAATATGGGTCCAGATCAGGAAAAAGTTATTACACTATCagataaaatttatattgataaaataaaaaatattattgaatACAGAAAATGGAGAGCAAAATCTAAATATAGGTCCCCTGCTAAACAACCTGAGGAAGATATGTTTGTAGAAGGATATATACCCATAAAGAGAAGAGATGATAATTTATTACCTCATGAAAAAGCTGAAAAAGATTTTGAAGagataatacaaaaatatgtaGATCTAGAAAACAAattacaaaaacaaaaagagtTAGAAGAAGCAgaaagaaggaaaaaaaaattagatgaTGAACAAAAGAGACAAAAAGATTTGGAGGACACaaatagaaaagaaaatgatgagGAACAATCATACAAAAAACTAGAAGATTTAGAATTAGAGAATATCGATacgaaaataaataataatgatacgTATGATGTAGAAAATGGATTTAATGATGACAACAAATTATACactaaaattaataaaatagttTCTCAGGTTTCCCAAAACAATGAATTATATGtcaatattatgaaatatataactcTTGTGTACACTTCTCATGTTGATATAAAACAAGATGATTTTACTAATGGATCcatatcaatttttttaacatttgaAAATCCTAAAATGGGAAATGACCTTgctaatataaatatatcattttttgcCAGTGAACAAAGAACGGGTACAAATGAAGTTGCAGAAGCAAGATCAAATTATTTAACTAATTATAACATGAATGAATTATTAGAAGATAATGCATCTGGAAGACTTTTATCTCAAGATGAGTATATAAAAGAGTTGGTTAAATATAATCATTCGATTAGTTCAtctaataaagaaaatttaaaaaatgaaaattatgatgttaatatgaatatttctAAAATTTTACAATACATTATAGATAATGATATTAATCTTGTGgataattttataacattcAATAGAACTAATGAACAAGAAGTAACAATATCAAAATTAGACGATTTTCTCCATGAATGCTCAAAGGTAAAACctgaagatataaaaaaggacgaaattcaaaaaattataaagactataaacaaaaaagaacaaattattaaagaagtaaaaaattctttgattaaaaaagatatcgaaaaatgtaaattatatacaacaATTCTTATGTTTGGTTCTTCCATATATTCtagtataaaatatttctttttattaatgttatttgttatatacatattgtaA
- a CDS encoding DnaJ protein, putative produces the protein MNTILTVNKTNELGEKNEKNESLYEPSSDIDNNIILNINSMNSEHKKYFLNNYISKIKYMRSSYSKPKYYEILNVNVKSDAKTIRKSYLALSKLLSVNKKLSREYEECYYLIQKSYKILTNKFEKFYYDVLNNYIDENTIEEQRYMLEKEADIIYANKIEELKDIYEIKIKEEQNKNGLIIEKALYGDLSLKEECINNCFNIESISEQHLQGPYIDLTKILQCKVENSSLLYNDDFSFAYFCDIPKPLIKISSKQTKKKLYSHILQDTEMYLYIKYKFLNVYHELIVVDRSNFSLPQSSHRVFGDRISGPFSPVNVLKMTHISSSFKDNILKFFSKNKFYITLFTTIVLCAQSIKIKMNKLE, from the coding sequence ATGAACACCATTTTGACTGTAAATAAAACAAACGAACTTGGTGAGAAGAATGAAAAGAATGAAAGTTTATATGAACCAAGCTCCGACATAGACaacaatataattttaaacatTAACTCAATGAATAGTGAacataagaaatattttttaaataattatatatcaaaaataaaatatatgagaaGTAGTTATTCAAAACCTAAgtattatgaaatattaaatgttaATGTAAAATCGGATGCTAAGACAATACGTAAAAGTTATTTAGCCTTGTCTAAATTATTAAGTGTGAATAAAAAGTTGTCAAGAGAATATGAagaatgttattatttaattcagaaatcatataaaatattaacaaataaatttgagaaattttattatgatgtattaaataattatattgatGAAAATACTATAGAAGAACAAAGATATATGTTAGAAAAAGAAGCTGATATTATTTATGCAAATAAAAttgaagaattaaaagatatatatgaaattaaaataaaagaagaacaaaataaaaatggattAATTATAGAAAAAGCATTATATGGTGATTTATCGTTAAAAGaagaatgtataaataattgtTTTAATATTGAATCTATATCTGAACAACATTTACAAGGTCCATATATTGatttaacaaaaatattacaatgtAAAGTTGAAAATAGTTCtttgttatataatgatgatttTTCTTTTGCTTATTTTTGTGATATACCAAAAcctttaattaaaatttctagtaaacaaacaaaaaaaaaattatattcacatatattaCAAGATACagaaatgtatttatatataaaatataaattcttaAATGTATATCATGAACTTATAGTTGTGGACAGATCAAACTTTTCTTTACCACAAAGTTCTCATAGAGTTTTTGGAGATAGAATTAGTGGCCCTTTCTCACCAGttaatgttttaaaaatgacACATATATCAAGTTCTTTCAAAGATAATATACTTAAATTTTtctcaaaaaataaattttatattactttATTTACAACCATAGTTTTATGTGCCCAATCGAtcaaaattaaaatgaataagTTGGaatga
- a CDS encoding ATP synthase-associated protein, putative produces the protein MLNLIPKRIVSTSLLFGKRPIQRIRVGENKDVLELSLSDVNSIYDDIDESVELHNKDYNPLKYNKYIKYKMSALNLIDAYKSEQNQKTALTNIKWYAKIKDYFFIKFYKNQVELKEKMVPKFFYPINKSL, from the exons ATGTTAAATCTCATTCCCAAAAGAATCGTATCAACATCCTTACTCTTTGGAAAAAGACCAATCCAAAGGATTCGAGTTG gtGAAAATAAAGATGTTTTAGAATTAAGTTTAAGCGATGTAAATTCAATTTATGACGATATTGATGAAAGTGTGGAATTACATAATAAGGATTATAACCctttgaaatataataagtacataaaatataaaatgtcaGCTTTAAATTTAATTGATGCTTATAAAAGTGAGCAGAACCAAAAAACGGCATTAACGAATATAAAATGGTATGCAAAAATTAaggattatttttttattaaattttataaaaatcaaGTGGaattaaaggaaaaaatggtaccaaaatttttttatccaattaataaatctttataa